The Malus sylvestris chromosome 12, drMalSylv7.2, whole genome shotgun sequence genome contains a region encoding:
- the LOC126593542 gene encoding uncharacterized protein LOC126593542, translating into MDLDEWEYLPDDAFLDFHEDSEEKRIFSSKRYSSSDNSKSVFNMNYFIIPSPSSRSKVIHETPPRRLPPTTPPPVSPAWINSSLVPVPIQLELPPSLDKAPSLSQEEQEEEKQVIKVSQVDQDAQLSQVYFKKTWENEFADMKILDSPKSPTCRSPMHQQTDKFQFDDNLGQEITSLRKEVVDKNSLLESSEEINSNNNNNNIWKLSFTGIGAICSFGFAAATVCIIFFGAHQRNKQYQHNQNRFQIYTDDNKRIKHAVQDATKLNEAFSAVRVSLPRAHVTLL; encoded by the exons ATGGATCTTGATGAGTGGGAGTACCTACCAGATGATGCGTTTCTTGATTTCCATGAAGACAGTGAAGAGAAGAGGATTTTCTCGAGCAAACGCTATTCTTCTTCTGATAATTCAAAAAGTGTTTTCAACATGAACTACTTCATAATCCCATCACCCAGTTCTAGGTCAAAAGTCATTCACGAGACACCACCACGACGACTACCGCCAACAACACCGCCACCGGTGTCGCCAGCTTGGATTAATTCAAGTCTTGTTCCCGTTCCAATTCAGCTGGAACTACCTCCAAGCCTTGACAAGGCCCCATCACTCtcacaagaagaacaagaagaagaaaaacaagtcatcaaAGTCTCCCAAGTGGATCAAGACGCACAACTCTCCCAAGTTTACTTCAAGAAAACTTGGGAAAATGAATTTGCCGACATGAAAATATTGGACTCCCCAAAGTCTCCCACCTGCAGATCACCTATGCATCAACAAACTGATAAGTTTCAGTTTGATGACAATTTAGGTCAAGAAATCACCTCTCTAAGGAAGGAAGTTGTTGACAAAAACAGCTTGTTGGAGTCATCAGAAGAGATAaatagcaacaacaacaacaacaacatctGGAAGCTGAGTTTTACAGGAATCGGAGCAATTTGCTCTTTTGGTTTTGCTGCTGCTACCGTTTGTATTATCTTTTTCGGTGCCCATCAGAGGAACAAACAGTATCAGCACAACCAGAATCGCTTCCAGATCTACACTGACGACAACAAG AGGATTAAGCATGCTGTTCAAGATGCAACCAAATTGAATGAAGCATTTTCAGCAGTTAGAGTATCCCTCCCTAGAGCTCATGTCACGTTACTATAA